A window of the Acidobacteriota bacterium genome harbors these coding sequences:
- a CDS encoding ACT domain-containing protein encodes MKDEEIIYQITRSVYRKLGQYADRTLVEDMVTDIFRSIRPALTDAPSPAMSPMASGSSPETGGSNRAVISIFGQDGAGIIAAVARVLADAECSIVDINQTVLRGKFAMMLIADISTIRGSLTDLQQKLKTEASQLGVKAYVQREDLFHAMHRV; translated from the coding sequence ATGAAAGACGAAGAAATCATTTATCAAATTACCCGCTCTGTGTATCGCAAGCTTGGCCAATATGCTGACCGCACCCTGGTCGAAGATATGGTAACCGATATTTTCCGCTCGATCCGGCCAGCCCTCACCGACGCTCCCTCACCAGCCATGTCGCCGATGGCATCAGGGTCTTCACCCGAAACAGGCGGCAGTAATCGAGCTGTCATTTCCATTTTTGGACAGGACGGCGCCGGGATCATTGCGGCGGTGGCCAGAGTTTTGGCGGATGCCGAATGCAGCATTGTTGATATCAACCAGACTGTTCTCCGGGGAAAATTCGCCATGATGCTGATCGCGGATATCAGCACCATCCGTGGATCATTGACTGATTTGCAGCAAAAATTAAAAACCGAAGCCTCCCAACTCGGCGTCAAAGCCTATGTCCAACGGGAAGATCTGTTTCACGCGATGCACCGGGTCTAG